The Silene latifolia isolate original U9 population chromosome Y, ASM4854445v1, whole genome shotgun sequence sequence acaggtccacccaaaactgtaacaccacgcaatggccgagaaatagaaggggggaaaaccccaggaagccgactctgagtatcctcaacaggccaaaagacctccgtcttagAGACATTAATATATAgcccaaaacgagggccatccaccataatcaaatccaaaaccttccccacctccaaagtatcacccacgatggtgccatcatctaagtaccacgcctgcatagtgaggtcaaaagtgtcccggatcttgcaaactaaaggatgcaaaaccaaagcgaaaagcaaagggcccaatgGATCACCCTGCAGAACACCCTAACAAgcccacaagcagtgctccccataaaaaagacgggcagggctggaataacaaaactccacccaacgggaaagaaacgggcaacgacggcggacctcctgaagcatggtcgaacgatcaacaaggttgaacgcattctggaaataaaccagcaacatagaaagccccacctgagtcccccgagcctcaatgagccgatttaaggcatgcaagatagcctctcctctaccggacacacccaccccaaactgaagcccatcaaaataagaagataaagaaggGCCGACCATAAAAGCACCATCCTTAGAGACAAGCCATCTCCAGACCGTACCAACGgcaataggacgaaccccaccacccggCTTAACGAGCGGTGTGAGAggagcgctggcaatgtactcacccagaggaagaggacaccggccctcaagaaaaagattaaccaccctagtaatagaagtgatcaaatcatcagagacAGCCACatcagcgccactcaaacagtccataaggtgttGGGCACGAAAATCATCCCTCCCACATGAAGTACCacgtgggaagctccgaatcatatccaagaccacaaCCGAAGAGGCAactagaggatgatgatccccagacaatggaggcaatgaaggaggcggggcgacatgatgcttctcacgcagggccacaagagtggcatcggagtagggggcgaccccagaggaagaaagcacccgaacagcagcagtatagtggccatcacaaatcttccgccgacattattactattattattattattattactattactattattattattattattattattattattattattattattattattattattattattattattattattattattattattattattattattattattattattattattattattattattattattattattattagtattattattattattattattattattattattattattattattactcttattattattactattattaatactattattattattactattattattattattgttattattattattactattattattattattattattactattattacaattacaattattactattattattattattattattattattattattaatattaatattattattattattattattattattattattattattattattattattattattattattattattattattattattattattattattattattattattattattattattattattattatattagccTACCATAAGTATAATTACTATATTTTtcctttactaatttattataacactaatattatttaggattattaatattataattatgGTTAcctttattactattattattatacttattattttattattaaatcccgcttcaaatcccgagtactactcatactaggcctaatataattaGCCCATATCTATttcacacggcccaaggccttattactagctaagcccaattcccgacttgcttacatactttattatttaattaactactaccacaacaatgagctaaatgtcgctatcaatctttcctcttttgttCCAACAAAGTTCAAGGGACTTTCTGGCTGCAACATGGAAGTCTTACACGGTTTCTCATGCCCCCAATCAGTctatataatcataaataagaagttgagctacaaacaaggaagattggactattagtttactttctttactttatgtcattttcTTTTCAGCATTGTAAGAGTCCTTGGCTACCGTTTTTTTGTTCTTTAGCTGCtcattttgtggcccttagatacaactagtaatcaagggtcaacattgtaagccttggtctatataaaccaagctaggcacttgagaacttcagatttgaatgaacattaatacaagtgaaaacctagttttttCTCTTAAAATTCTTTGCTTTGTCCTAGAAGACCCTCCTAtgcttagtgctaggggttgAGTGAGTTCTTTGCTAGGTACTTGAACAAGCTCTTAGTCTTAAGCCTTGACTTAGTGCTTGGTTTAAttcatatccaattcactcgatccttagcatTTGAGTCTCGGTTTTCAACTCCATTTCTGTCCAAAATTCGAGTCTTAGTAGTTTTAttccattaaatcacttgaaaCGCAAAATTGGGAACAAAACATACATTGAAGGTTCAATATGCAATTTTACTTTGAAGACCACATAGATACAAAAGCAAAAAATCTTGATATTGGCAACAAAACGTATTTGGTTGTCTCACCTTTGCCTGAACTTTTCCAAGATCACATGGAAAGAACAATAGGAAAATGTAGGGTGAGATCATTGGAGGACAAAGAATATGATTGTGCACATAAGTTTGTCTTGTCTAATTGTGAGGTTCTTAAGGATTGCATCCAAAAGTTTATCCTTACAAAAAATCCTCAAATATCTGTTGACGATGTTTGGAATAAATATGCAAAGAGTTTTCAAGGTGGTTTAGACAACAAgtaagtatattgaatgatgATCTACTCAAAGCTTTAGCGATGGGACCGTCTAGGCAAGTGAGAACTTGGAATCGTTACACCAGTAATGGATATAATTTTCGTACATTCAACCAtaaaaatgaagtagagaaaTCTACCATTAACAATGGAGTGTGTGTTAGTTCAATAGAAGGTGCAGATTATTATGGTATTTTAGATGAAGTAATAGAGTTGTCTTATGTTGGAGCTAATGGTTTGTACAAGACAATATTATTTAAATGCGATTGGATGGATAATTCTTCTCGTGGTATGAACGTACACGAGGATTATAAACTTGTGGAAGTTCTTCGTATTAGAAAATATCCATTATATGATCCTTTTGTGTTGGCATATCAAGTCGAACAAGTTTACTATGCCCCATATCCAAACACAAAGAAAGACAGAGATCAATGGTCTGTTGTGTAAAACTAAAGCTAGATCAAAAATTGAAGCTCCTGTTAATGAAGTTGTTTTCCAGGAAGAAATAATCAATCATGTTTCAGAATTGTCATCAATAATCTTCATAGAAAATGAAACTGACTATGATGATAACTTAGATGTTGGGGAGATTTCGATAATGAATGAAGTAATTGAGGGTAATATTGATGTTGAAGAAGGTGAATATAGTGATGACCACGAGGTTTTGGAACAACAAATAGATGGTGGTAATTCCGAAGAGGACAAAGGAATTTTCCAAGAATATGATAATAATGATTTAGAGcataatgatgaggaagatgacgATCTCTAGCTTAACGATGATAATGATGGGTAATATTATCCAGACGAGTCTATTGTTTGCATTATGTAGAGGATAATTAGTGTAGCTTCTTGTTATTGTTCGTTAGTTGGAAAATGGATGCTGAATGTAATGGGGTTAGCTGCCACTATTGAAGCTACTAATGTTAAATGAAATTTAGATTTTGATTGTTATTTTTAAACTTTGATTATTATTTTTAAAGACTAATTGATGTcaatttatttactttatttttcctAATTATTTTGCATTATATCTAACAATGTTCAAATTTGAAGTCACTAAAAATGGTAGGTCCAGGTTCAAGGTTAATAAATGCCGAGGGCAGCTCTATGATCGCAGAGGAGGAAGAACGTAGTCGATGGATAAATGATAACCTAGATCTACCAATGTTGGACCCTTTTGGCCCCTGGTACATCTTTTTATATAGTATTTAAcgactttatttttattttgctaAAATGTGAGAAATTTGTATTAACACGGCCTTAGTAAACATGTGTTATTCTCTGCACCCATTGATCCTCCTTTCTTGTGAGAGGTTTATTATGAGCACAATCATTTCATTCTAACTAACCTTTCAACCTGAGTATCTAACTAACCTCAGTTACTCTACGCTTGGATGGTAAGGGACTGATATTTGAATAAGTATTGAGAAGTGCTGCCATCTCCACCCAAGACGGTTGTTAACCGTCTGATGTAAGTTCCATTACTTTTGCACTGAGCTATTGAGTACTGAACTTTCTTTTAATATTGACTTAAAATCCTAACCACCTTAGCTCATTTGACAATTATGCTATGGTTACCTGGAAATGAAGTGAGTGCAAAGGGACACACCAAGCCATCAGGCTCCTCTGCCCATACTTGAATATACCATTGCACTTTCAATACATGTTGTACTTATTTAATAACTTTGTTGTATTTTTTTACTTTGTTAACTCTATTATGATTCTTATTTCTTAATTTGTTAACTTTATTATAGGTTTCACACCGATAATGTGAAGAAAGCTGCAAGAGAGGCAGTTGTGGGCAAGTTTGATAGATTTACCCCTTCTTATTATGCAGAAACCTCCGAGCAAAATGAAGCTTGGTGGAATAGATTCAAGGTTGTATTCTATTTTCtagctttttattttttttagtttttacCAGCGTTATACCACTGCACTTTCAGTGTCTCTGATAATGTGGGCACTATAGGTAAAAATGAATAATTAGAAGGACTATGTGGAGATCCTATACAACAACACTCATAATATGTAGCCTTTTAAACTGTAAACCAGGAGCCAAATACAAATTCGACATTCAGGAGGTCACTTTAATCGTTTATATTACCATTAATTGTTGTATTTAGTGCTGACTTATAATTTCATACCAGCTCCTCTTATTGCATCACAAGCATCTACCATTTTGAATTTATTATTATAACTAATGTCTCTTAATGTTTCTTGTAGACTCAATTCAAGTATCAGAAGTTTCGCAAACCGGAAATTAAGGCTGGATTTGAAGAATACTGTAGCGAGAGGTTGAGGGATTTAGTCTGCCGAGCGGGGACAGGGAAAAATACGTGGATAGAAGCTTCAGTGTTCGAGGAGATGCTTGCTTATAGAGCCACGGAGGTGTAGTATATATAGAATAAATTCGTATTTTAACTAGTTTACATCATATAGCCAGAGGCGGACCTAGGTAGGTACAAGGGGTAGGAACTTGCTACCCCAATCTGGAAAAAATAAACAAGAATGATTGCTGTGTGCAACCCCAAATATCTGCTGTGTTGACATAAGTAAAAAAAGCTCATTGTAAAAGGCATGCAATGCTTTCTGGTGCAGCGGTAGTCGGTAGATGCGTCAGTGATCATGTCGATTGGGTGGGGTTCAATTCCTGTTGGACGCATTTTCCTGAAACTTTTTTTCATCTCCCCCTATTCTTATTTTGTGTCGTGGTCTCTATTACTTCGTATTTGGATTGCCCTCCCATTTTTATTCTTATTTCCTTTCACAAGTACCTACAAAAAGGATTTTAACCTCTTCTCCCTTCAAGTAATATATTAATTTTTGAAATATATATCTTTTGATTTGAACGATAATATCGGTGGTAAAAATATATTGAAGAGCATATACTACTTGTATAAACAAGATAAGTAATGTACGGTATTTATATGTCCGTTAAAAGCTTTGGAATTTTCGCTACCCAAAGTTCAAAATCCTGTGCTAATGACATAATAAAATGCAGAAATTTAAGATCCGGTCACTTAAATACAAGAAAAATCGCACATCAAaaggcaagaatggaaaagcccCTGGAACTCATACCATGGGCAGGTTAAACAATATCAAGTTTATGGACAAACTGGTATGCATATAACTTAATTCATTTAAAAGTTCCACGAAAAGTATATACATACGCACTATATATTTTTTAAATGTTGATAACATATGGTTTGTTTATATGTTTTGAAGTGTAATGACAATGGAGGCCTTTTACTACCACCTCCTTATGAGCTTATGAAGAagtctaaaacaaaaaaaatcaggGGGTTATGTGTGTGACGAAGTATCAGACCTCCTCGTAAGTCTATTGAACTTTACATGAACTTTACATTATCATATCTTGTAAAAGCTAGCTAGGAATTTGGATAGACACTCTTGAGCCATGTTCACTGCCCTCCTACGCTCCCTACACTATTCTATATTTATTTTTTTCTATTGATAGATTCTAGCTCCAAAGAACAGATACATAGAGCTACTCCAATCCGTACAAAGGTAATTAATTATTCAGCACAACACACTTAAATAATCGAGTAGTCTGGTTCCATATTCAGTAAAAGATGAGGTTTGAAACATGTTTTGAAACTTAGAATTAAATTTATATTACTTCCCTCAAATAATAAAAGTAAACTGCTTTTTAGAAATTAATTTTTCAATTTAGTGGGCTTTCAAGAAGTACCTCTCCCTCTCTAAATGAAGTGACTCCGTTCCTTTCCAAGAGCAAGCTAGCCAGTCAGTTTGTGAATAAAAAGTTCTTGAAAGCAGTGCTTTTTAGGCTTGAATCCTGGTAACTCTTCTAGTTATTCTTCAGTCCTTCGCCGAGACTTTTTTGGGACATCTAAGACTCTAGTCACCAGGTCATGATATTTTTGTTTTTCGtatgtttttattaattattGAAACTGATTCCAGGggacaatcaagaaaaa is a genomic window containing:
- the LOC141626269 gene encoding uncharacterized protein LOC141626269 isoform X1, whose protein sequence is MVGPGSRLINAEGSSMIAEEEERSRWINDNLDLPMLDPFGPWFHTDNVKKAAREAVVGKFDRFTPSYYAETSEQNEAWWNRFKTQFKYQKFRKPEIKAGFEEYCSERLRDLVCRAGTGKNTWIEASVFEEMLAYRATEKFKIRSLKYKKNRTSKGKNGKAPGTHTMGRLNNIKFMDKLCNDNGGLLLPPPYELMKKSKTKKIRGLCV
- the LOC141626269 gene encoding uncharacterized protein LOC141626269 isoform X2; translated protein: MFHTDNVKKAAREAVVGKFDRFTPSYYAETSEQNEAWWNRFKTQFKYQKFRKPEIKAGFEEYCSERLRDLVCRAGTGKNTWIEASVFEEMLAYRATEKFKIRSLKYKKNRTSKGKNGKAPGTHTMGRLNNIKFMDKLCNDNGGLLLPPPYELMKKSKTKKIRGLCV